Proteins co-encoded in one Candidatus Methylomirabilota bacterium genomic window:
- a CDS encoding CoA transferase, which translates to FVEELEQWSRQITTTDCQAAFDRCGVPCSRYRTVEEAMKDPQLAHRQAFGDVRDAGGTFRVLNPPFRFSDAPAGVQPYVSALGEHGERILAEAGYSADEIEALRKGGTLG; encoded by the coding sequence TTCGTCGAGGAGCTCGAGCAGTGGTCCCGTCAGATCACCACGACGGACTGTCAGGCGGCTTTCGATCGCTGCGGCGTCCCCTGCTCGCGCTATCGCACCGTGGAAGAAGCCATGAAGGATCCGCAGCTCGCGCATCGCCAGGCGTTCGGCGACGTGCGAGACGCGGGCGGCACGTTCCGCGTGTTGAACCCGCCGTTCCGCTTCTCGGACGCGCCCGCCGGGGTGCAACCCTACGTGTCGGCGCTCGGTGAGCACGGCGAGCGGATCCTGGCCGAGGCCGGCTACTCGGCGGACGAGATCGAAGCGCTCAGGAAGGGCGGAACGCTCGGGTGA